A stretch of Malus sylvestris chromosome 11, drMalSylv7.2, whole genome shotgun sequence DNA encodes these proteins:
- the LOC126590592 gene encoding reactive Intermediate Deaminase A, chloroplastic-like isoform X4: MVWCAARSFHIPAVDMGALRTRAPLAAVAGFASVAGSTFWRSLASSKPSSRFACSAISTDARIKEAVHTDKAPAALGPYSQAIKVDNFVHVSGCLGLIPETGKFVSDNVVDQTEQDLKLSRILFRIFAKVMMTPIQVFKRLLNRGSEKYGGNTESKRGQLFLCG, encoded by the exons atggtttgGTGTGCGGCGAGGAGCTTTCACATTCCGGCGGTCGACATGGGCGCATTGCGCACCCGTGCTCCGTTAGCCGCCGTCGCGGGCTTTGCCTCGGTAGCTGGCTCCACTTTCTGGCGATCTTTGGCTTCATCGAAGCCCTCCTCTCGCTTCGCTTGCTCAGCCATTTCCACCGACGCTC GAATTAAGGAAGCTGTTCACACAGACAAGGCTCCGGCTGCATTGGGACCGTATTCTCAGGCAATCAAAGTCGACAACTTTGTCCATGTGTCGGGTTGTCTTGGTCTGATTCCAGAG ACAGGGAAGTTTGTGTCGGATAATGTTGTAGATCAGACAGAGCAG GATCTTAAATTATCGAGAATCCTGTTTCGTATCTTTGCAAAAGTGATGATGACACCAATCCAAGTGTTCAAGAGATTACTAAATAGGG GTTCTGAAAAATATGGGGGAAATACTGAAAGCAAGCGGGGCCAGCTATTCCTCTGTGGTTGA
- the LOC126590592 gene encoding reactive Intermediate Deaminase A, chloroplastic-like isoform X3: protein MVWCAARSFHIPAVDMGALRTRAPLAAVAGFASVAGSTFWRSLASSKPSSRFACSAISTDARIKEAVHTDKAPAALGPYSQAIKVDNFVHVSGCLGLIPETGKFVSDNVVDQTEQVLKNMGEILKASGASYSSVVETTILYGWLIGMTSRKSMKSMLNICHLRPQHVQYFR from the exons atggtttgGTGTGCGGCGAGGAGCTTTCACATTCCGGCGGTCGACATGGGCGCATTGCGCACCCGTGCTCCGTTAGCCGCCGTCGCGGGCTTTGCCTCGGTAGCTGGCTCCACTTTCTGGCGATCTTTGGCTTCATCGAAGCCCTCCTCTCGCTTCGCTTGCTCAGCCATTTCCACCGACGCTC GAATTAAGGAAGCTGTTCACACAGACAAGGCTCCGGCTGCATTGGGACCGTATTCTCAGGCAATCAAAGTCGACAACTTTGTCCATGTGTCGGGTTGTCTTGGTCTGATTCCAGAG ACAGGGAAGTTTGTGTCGGATAATGTTGTAGATCAGACAGAGCAG GTTCTGAAAAATATGGGGGAAATACTGAAAGCAAGCGGGGCCAGCTATTCCTCTGTGGTTGAAACAACTATTCTGTacg GTTGGCTGATTGGAATGACTTCAAGAAAATCAATGAAATCTATGCTAAAT ATTTGCCATCTCCGGCCCCAGCACGTTCAATATTTCAGATAG
- the LOC126590593 gene encoding uncharacterized protein LOC126590593 codes for MLNIPKNTFNDAHLVLRLNFSRALVRPLFLYMEERILSNLKALTDGKGCCCKMKTETMEGYLKDSNVGVDLVVGGVVTPTDTANHELAAQALLKLRIAFLIVKAAYQFEEGTRLIQPCEGGNSRYLTRSSESELSESGSVGEGLHNSNPSGFFTLGIDSRDENDEVDQQHDGIRVLV; via the exons ATGCTGAATATTCCAAAGAATACTTTCAATGACGCACATTTGGTACTAAGATTGAACTTTTCAAGAGCTTTAGTGCGTCCTCTCTTTCTATATATGGAAGAGAGAATACTGTCAAATTTAAAGGCATTAACTGACGGGAAAGGATGTTGTTGTAAGATGAAAACGGAGACGATGGAAGGCTATCTGAAAGACAGCAATGTTGGTGTCGATCTCGTCGTTGGAGGAGTAGTGACGCCCACTGACACTGCCAATCACGAGCTTGCTGCTCAg GCCTTGCTGAAGTTGCGGATCGCATTCTTGATTGTTAAAGCTGCGTATCAATTTGAGGAAGGTACGCGGTTAATCCAACCATGCGAGGGTGGTAACTCACGCTACCTAACCAGATCATCCGAATCTGAGCTTTCTGAAAGTGGTTCAGTTGGAGAG GGTCTCCATAATTCAAATCCTAGTGGTTTTTTTACACTTGGCATTGACTCCCGCGATGAAAATGATGAGGTTGACCAGCAACACGACGGGATACGGGTATTGGTCTAG
- the LOC126590592 gene encoding reactive Intermediate Deaminase A, chloroplastic-like isoform X1 codes for MVWCAARSFHIPAVDMGALRTRAPLAAVAGFASVAGSTFWRSLASSKPSSRFACSAISTDARIKEAVHTDKAPAALGPYSQAIKVDNFVHVSGCLGLIPETGKFVSDNVVDQTEQVLKNMGEILKASGASYSSVVETTILLADWNDFKKINEIYAKYLPSPAPARSIFQIADLPLDAKIETGCIAAL; via the exons atggtttgGTGTGCGGCGAGGAGCTTTCACATTCCGGCGGTCGACATGGGCGCATTGCGCACCCGTGCTCCGTTAGCCGCCGTCGCGGGCTTTGCCTCGGTAGCTGGCTCCACTTTCTGGCGATCTTTGGCTTCATCGAAGCCCTCCTCTCGCTTCGCTTGCTCAGCCATTTCCACCGACGCTC GAATTAAGGAAGCTGTTCACACAGACAAGGCTCCGGCTGCATTGGGACCGTATTCTCAGGCAATCAAAGTCGACAACTTTGTCCATGTGTCGGGTTGTCTTGGTCTGATTCCAGAG ACAGGGAAGTTTGTGTCGGATAATGTTGTAGATCAGACAGAGCAG GTTCTGAAAAATATGGGGGAAATACTGAAAGCAAGCGGGGCCAGCTATTCCTCTGTGGTTGAAACAACTATTCT GTTGGCTGATTGGAATGACTTCAAGAAAATCAATGAAATCTATGCTAAAT ATTTGCCATCTCCGGCCCCAGCACGTTCAATATTTCAGATAGCAGATCTGCCATTGGATGCCAAGATTGAAACTGGGTGCATTGCGGCATTGTAA
- the LOC126590592 gene encoding reactive Intermediate Deaminase A, chloroplastic-like isoform X2, producing the protein MVWCAARSFHIPAVDMGALRTRAPLAAVAGFASVAGSTFWRSLASSKPSSRFACSAISTDARIKEAVHTDKAPAALGPYSQAIKVDNFVHVSGCLGLIPEVLKNMGEILKASGASYSSVVETTILLADWNDFKKINEIYAKYLPSPAPARSIFQIADLPLDAKIETGCIAAL; encoded by the exons atggtttgGTGTGCGGCGAGGAGCTTTCACATTCCGGCGGTCGACATGGGCGCATTGCGCACCCGTGCTCCGTTAGCCGCCGTCGCGGGCTTTGCCTCGGTAGCTGGCTCCACTTTCTGGCGATCTTTGGCTTCATCGAAGCCCTCCTCTCGCTTCGCTTGCTCAGCCATTTCCACCGACGCTC GAATTAAGGAAGCTGTTCACACAGACAAGGCTCCGGCTGCATTGGGACCGTATTCTCAGGCAATCAAAGTCGACAACTTTGTCCATGTGTCGGGTTGTCTTGGTCTGATTCCAGAG GTTCTGAAAAATATGGGGGAAATACTGAAAGCAAGCGGGGCCAGCTATTCCTCTGTGGTTGAAACAACTATTCT GTTGGCTGATTGGAATGACTTCAAGAAAATCAATGAAATCTATGCTAAAT ATTTGCCATCTCCGGCCCCAGCACGTTCAATATTTCAGATAGCAGATCTGCCATTGGATGCCAAGATTGAAACTGGGTGCATTGCGGCATTGTAA
- the LOC126590595 gene encoding uncharacterized protein LOC126590595: MQATSSEQMVLYTSFAIESLSAFFDQVSSPGKPHYALIGMLLSIVAVLVCIWELVHNGKKERVVLRRRGMLWCFYYPPPNNKLFGSFAEITGLSLGIAQCICSSVQYHFIHRHAINPMKLSLLPIAYLFGLVVSKLVQNHRLTVDDTLQNGT, translated from the coding sequence ATGCAGGCTACTTCATCAGAGCAGATGGTGTTATACACTAGCTTTGCCATCGAGAGTCTGTCTGCTTTTTTTGATCAGGTTTCCTCCCCAGGTAAGCCTCACTATGCTCTAATTGGTATGCTGTTGTCAATCGTGGCAGTACTTGTTTGCATCTGGGAGCTTGTTCACAATGGTAAAAAGGAAAGAGTTGTACTGAGGAGGAGGGGAATGCTATGGTGCTTTTACTATCCACCTCCAAATAACAAACTTTTTGGTTCATTCGCCGAAATTACTGGATTAAGTCTTGGCATTGCTCAATGCATTTGCTCGTCAGTGCAGTATCATTTCATCCATCGCCATGCAATTAATCCTATGAAACTGTCCCTCTTACCCATCGCATACCTATTCGGTTTGGTTGTTTCAAAATTAGTTCAGAATCACAGGCTCACCGTTGATGACACCCTTCAGAATGGTACTTAA